GTGTATGGCAGAGCGCCAGGACTGGCGGAAGTGCCAGCCCCAGGTGCAGGCCTTTAAGGAGTGCATGTTGACATTCCAGAGAGCAAGGAAGGAGCAACTCGCCAAGCAGAAACCAGCACAGGTCAATTAGTAGACCTGACTTCATGTCTGAAACTACCGTTTTTCTTTCTTGTGACTTTGCTCAGTGGTGTGAAAGTTTTTGGCATGCCATATACCAATAGTTTTCATATGGCCTTTTCTTCTgcgtggcggcctgtagcgtagtggttaaggtaaatgactgggacatgtaaggtcgctggttctaatcccggacagccgttgggcccttgagcaaggcccttaaccctacactgctccaggggaggattgtctcctgcttagtctaatcaactgtacgtcgctctggataagagcgtctgccaaatgccaaaaatgtaaatgtaaatgtaatgtcttcagtctgcacttgaaggaggtcagaagtcattccaccaccgtgggaccaggacagacagcagttgtgagcgtgaagtgcaggtgtggcgagggggaggcgccagacggcacgaagtggcagaacggaggggtcttgttggtgtataggtcttgataagggattgaatatactcaggggctgatcctttaactgcctggtatgcgagcaccaaagttttaaatttgatgcaagccataacaggcagccagtggaggttgctgagcaggggggtgacgtgaatgtctgggaacattgaataccagac
The sequence above is a segment of the Conger conger chromosome 4, fConCon1.1, whole genome shotgun sequence genome. Coding sequences within it:
- the LOC133126581 gene encoding cytochrome c oxidase assembly factor 4 homolog, mitochondrial-like — encoded protein: MASSSSSPHDRSRPSEDEEDPVDQMISRTGCAELHYAVQECMAERQDWRKCQPQVQAFKECMLTFQRARKEQLAKQKPAQVN